The Triticum aestivum cultivar Chinese Spring chromosome 3A, IWGSC CS RefSeq v2.1, whole genome shotgun sequence genome includes a region encoding these proteins:
- the LOC123061488 gene encoding pentatricopeptide repeat-containing protein At4g36680, mitochondrial, whose amino-acid sequence MAAIFSASGHRLLSTAAAAAEFPVPMARIRNLARAGRLDDIDAAVAPLVPTNPKAVISALSVVGLSDRASAILSTIPSPTAEHLNALLAPLLRRRRLAERVPALLDAHPSAPRDAFTWSILAKSLCITKGADHAVYLLHGEEPPSLHLYTAIIDSYYKQKKPHRAEELWREMVEERGIAPDAAAYNVRITYKSATGTVEEVQELIRAMGEDSGLRPDVISYNGLIRVLGRHKRVDEALEVYRSLQEKGAEGNTEAKSAPECATYACMVGALCSEGRLSEAEDVFYEGVKRKKVADLGTVRKLVVALKEAGKGRAARRVVVGLRKKFPDQFDGPWKELEKDAGLTPGASNEEEEVEEDEQQPEKTAAAA is encoded by the coding sequence ATGGCCGCCATCTTCTCCGCCTCCGGTCACCGCCTGCTCTCCACCGCCGCTGCGGCTGCCGAGTTCCCCGTCCCGATGGCCCGCATCCGCAACCTCGCCCGCGCGGGCCGCctcgacgacatcgacgccgccgTCGCGCCGCTCGTGCCGACCAACCCCAAAGCTGTGATCTCCGCCCTCTCCGTGGTCGGCCTCTCCGACCGGGCCTCCGCCATCCTCTCCACCATCCCGTCGCCCACCGCCGAGCATCTCAATGCCCTCCtcgccccgctcctccgccgccgccgcctcgccgagcgCGTGCCTGCTCTGTTGGACGCGCACCCCTCAGCGCCGCGCGACGCCTTTACGTGGTCCATCCTCGCCAAGTCCCTCTGCATCACCAAAGGCGCCGACCACGCGGTGTACCTCCTCCACGGGGAGGAGCCGCCTTCCCTCCACCTCTACACGGCCATCATCGACTCCTACTACAAGCAAAAGAAGCCCCACCGCGCCGAGGAGCTGTGGCGCGAGATGGTCGAGGAACGCGGCATAGCGCCTGACGCTGCCGCTTACAACGTCAGGATCACCTACAAGTCGGCAACCGGCACGGTGGAGGAGGTGCAGGAGCTTATCCGAGCCATGGGCGAGGACTCGGGGCTGCGGCCGGATGTCATCTCCTACAATGGGCTGATCCGGGTGCTGGGGCGGCACAAGAGGGTGGACGAGGCCCTGGAGGTATACAGGAGCTTGCAAGAGAAGGGGGCGGAGGGGAACACTGAGGCGAAGTCGGCACCGGAGTGCGCAACATACGCATGCATGGTGGGGGCGCTGTGCAGCGAGGGGAGGTTGTCAGAGGCGGAGGACGTGTTCTACGAGGGGGTAAAGCGCAAGAAGGTGGCAGATCTGGGCACGGTGCGTAAGCTGGTAGTGGCTctcaaggaggctggcaagggtcGGGCGGCGAGGCGGGTGGTGGTCGGGCTACGCAAGAAGTTCCCTGACCAGTTCGACGGTCCATGGAAGGAGCTTGAGAAGGATGCCGGCCTCACACCGGGTGCCAGCAACGaagaggaggaagtggaggaggacgagcagcagccagagaagacggcggcggcggcatga